In Nonomuraea sp. NBC_00507, the following are encoded in one genomic region:
- a CDS encoding response regulator transcription factor: MRVLVVEDERVLADAIATGLRREAMAVDVAYDGGGALERTSYIDYDVIVLDRDLPVVHGDEVCRQLVEQRSASRILMLTASGDVDDKVEGLGLGADDYLAKPFVFIELVARVRALGRRSAPALPPVLERGGIRLDPGKRLVERDGREVVLTKKEFAVLEELMRAEGAVVSQEDLLDKAWDENIDPFTNVVRVTMMTLRKKLGEPQVIETVPGVGYKL, translated from the coding sequence GTGCGCGTGCTGGTGGTAGAGGATGAGCGGGTGCTCGCCGACGCGATCGCGACTGGGCTGCGGCGCGAGGCCATGGCGGTGGACGTGGCCTACGACGGCGGTGGCGCGCTCGAGCGGACCTCCTACATCGACTACGACGTGATCGTGCTGGACCGTGACCTTCCGGTCGTGCACGGGGACGAGGTGTGCCGGCAGCTGGTCGAGCAGCGTTCCGCCTCGCGGATCCTCATGCTGACCGCGTCGGGCGACGTGGACGACAAGGTCGAGGGGCTCGGTCTGGGGGCCGACGACTATCTGGCCAAGCCGTTCGTGTTCATCGAGCTGGTGGCCAGGGTGCGGGCGCTCGGCCGCCGCTCGGCGCCCGCCCTGCCGCCCGTGCTGGAACGGGGCGGCATCCGGCTGGACCCGGGCAAGCGGCTGGTGGAGCGCGACGGCAGGGAGGTCGTGCTGACCAAGAAGGAGTTCGCGGTCCTGGAAGAGCTGATGCGCGCCGAGGGCGCCGTGGTCAGCCAGGAGGACCTGCTGGACAAGGCGTGGGACGAGAACATCGACCCGTTCACGAACGTGGTCCGGGTGACCATGATGACGCTGCGGAAGAAGCTGGGCGAGCCTCAGGTGATCGAGACTGTGCCCGGGGTTGGGTACAAGCTGTGA
- a CDS encoding inositol monophosphatase family protein, with protein sequence MMADLMGSGVPLPSYFLRLAEDIAREAGDMLLAKRPTMSEEIETKSSPTDVVTALDRASEELIRARIQAARPGDRILGEEGGEAPGESDVRWIVDPVDGTVNFLYGLPDWAVSIAVEVGGQVVAGVVNNPMRGEVYTAARGEGAWLGGERLRCNTGVPLAQALVATGFGYGAARRVVQGQVVAAVLPRVRDIRRGGSSAIDMCSVAAGRVDAYYERGINPWDYAAAGLVATESGARLGGLRGKPVSPEFAVCAAPGLFEELHDLLVTLDPERDA encoded by the coding sequence AGGCGGGGGACATGCTGCTCGCCAAGCGGCCCACGATGTCGGAGGAGATCGAGACCAAGTCGAGCCCCACCGACGTGGTCACCGCCCTGGACAGGGCCTCTGAGGAGCTCATCCGCGCGCGCATCCAGGCCGCCAGGCCCGGCGACCGCATCCTCGGCGAGGAGGGCGGCGAGGCGCCGGGCGAGTCGGACGTCCGATGGATCGTCGACCCCGTCGACGGCACCGTCAACTTCCTGTACGGCCTGCCGGACTGGGCGGTGTCGATCGCCGTCGAGGTCGGCGGCCAGGTCGTGGCCGGCGTGGTGAACAACCCGATGCGCGGCGAGGTCTACACCGCCGCGCGCGGCGAGGGCGCCTGGCTCGGCGGCGAGCGGCTGCGCTGCAACACCGGGGTTCCGCTGGCGCAGGCGCTGGTCGCGACCGGGTTCGGCTACGGGGCGGCCAGGCGGGTGGTGCAGGGCCAGGTGGTGGCGGCGGTGCTGCCTCGGGTGCGTGACATCAGGCGCGGCGGCTCCTCCGCCATCGACATGTGCTCGGTGGCGGCCGGGCGGGTGGACGCGTACTACGAGCGCGGCATCAACCCGTGGGACTACGCCGCCGCCGGCCTGGTGGCGACCGAGTCCGGAGCCAGGCTCGGCGGGCTGCGCGGCAAGCCGGTGAGCCCCGAGTTCGCCGTCTGCGCCGCACCCGGGCTGTTCGAGGAGCTGCACGACCTGCTGGTGACGCTGGATCCCGAGCGCGACGCGTGA